DNA from Pelagibacterium nitratireducens:
CAGCCAGGTGTTCCAGACCGACATCAACCCAGCCGCCCGGATCGGCAAGGGTATCATGCTCGATCATGCCACCGGCTTTGTCGTGGGCGAAACGGCGGTGATCGGCGATCATGTCTCGATTCTGCATTCGGTGACGCTGGGCGGCACCGGCAAGGCCGATCAGGACCGGCACCCCAAGATCGGCAATGGCGTGCTCATCGGGGCAGGAGCCAAGATTTTGGGCAATATCAAGGTTGGCGATTGCTCACGCGTCGCCGCCGGCTCGGTGGTGCTCAAGGAAGTGCCCGAGCGCACCACGGTGGCCGGTGTGCCGGCCAAGGTGGTTGGCGAAGCCGGTTGCAACCAGCCGGCGACGGTCATGGACCAGATCGTCATGGTCTCACGCGACTGACAGCGTGTGCAGCGGGGAAAAATCATCCCCGTTCTTGCGTTTGGGGCCATGATGGCTAAAGTCGCGCCGACCTCAAAACGACTGTAATCGATAGCGTTCCAGCGGTGGGCATTGGCTTCGCCGAGCGATAGCGCGCAATGGAGACTTTTTGTGAAGCACGAAGAAATCATCAAGCTGCAGAAATACCTGCAACACAAGTTCGGCAACCGCTCCATCGATGTTCGCCCCCGCCCCAAGCAGGACGACTCGGTCGAACTCTACCTGGGCGATGAATTCATCGGTCTGATCTATCTCGATGAAGACGAGGGTGAACGGTCTTACATGGTGCAGATTTCGATTCTCGATATCGATCTCGACGAAGTCAGCTAATCGGCTGCAAATAAAAAGTGAATTTTAAAAAGGCTTCCCGTTCGGGGAGCCTTTTTGCATTTCGGTCGTTTGCCGTGCATGCTTCCCGTCAGGGGGATTTGTTTGCGGGCTAACAAAGGGAGGCTCCAATGGAAGCCTGGGCCGAGCGGTTGGGTCTGAGGACGGACCCGACGATATTTTTTGTTTCAGCGGGACTTACTGTCATTTTCGTTCTTTTGCTGGTCGTTGTTCCCGAACCGATCGGCAATTTCTTTGAGGTGACCCGTGCCTGGATCGTTACCAATCTGGGCTGGTTTTTCATTCTCGGCGTCAATGCCTGGCTGGGGTTTTTGATCTGGGCCGCCGTCAGCCGGCACGGCCATATCAAGCTTGGCCCGCGCGACAGTACGCCCGACTATTCCAATCTCTCATGGTTCACCATGCTGTTTGCCGGCGGCATCGGCACGGTCCTCATGTTCTGGGGCGTGGCCGAGCCGATCAGCCATTTTTCAAGCCCGCCGATGGCGGGTGTCGAGCCGTTCAGCGAACAGGCGGCCAAGGACGCGATCTCGATCTCGATCTATCACCTGGGCCTGCACACCTGGACGATTTTTACGCTGCCCGGTCTGGCCTTCGGCTATTTCATCAACCGCTATAACCTTCCGGTGCGGGTGAGCTCGGTGTTTTATCCGCTGCTCAAGGACGGCATTCATGGCCCCATAGGCAAGGCGATCGATATCGCCTCGATTCTCGGCACGCTTTTCGGCGTGGCGGTCTCTCTCGGCCTCGGTGCCTCGCAGATTTCGGCTGGCATTTCCGCTTTGACCGGG
Protein-coding regions in this window:
- a CDS encoding DUF3126 family protein produces the protein MKHEEIIKLQKYLQHKFGNRSIDVRPRPKQDDSVELYLGDEFIGLIYLDEDEGERSYMVQISILDIDLDEVS